A stretch of DNA from Castor canadensis chromosome 2, mCasCan1.hap1v2, whole genome shotgun sequence:
GAACCTAGGAAGTGAAAGCTCCTTCCCACACCCAGAAAGAGAACTTTCTCCTGCTCTTCCTTAACCTCTAGCTCCTGGTCACTCTCTGCCCATTGCTCAGATGTCTCCAAAGGCCTTCTGTCAGCTTGCATGTGTGAGCATGGGAGTGTGTGAGCACTTAATTAAAACACAGCAACATTGAGAGCAAGAATATGGGTTCAAATTCCAAATGATACAATTATTTTCCCTAGAGGAAGACCTGCAATTCTGTACCCTGAGGGTGAGGAATTTTCTGCTTCAATCCAAACAGCttattcataatttttgtttgaagaaagGATTTCTCGGCTATAGAATAAACTTTTAGGAACCCCTTCCTTAGACTAGCCTGCCCCCCCgagaaaaaaccaaacaaacatccACTCTAGGAAGTGCCTCTAAATGTCAGCCACTTGGGTTGCCATGGGCACTGCACGCTCTGGAGAGCAAGGACGGAGCTAATGCTGTTACAGTTAGCCAAGGCCACACCATATTTAATGCACATTCATGCACAGGATATGCCAGCCCAATCTCAAAGTTAATGTTTTTGTGAATTCTCTCTTCTCCTAGTCTGAAACGCTGCACATTAACCCACTCTACACCCTGATCCCAGTCACCATGTGCATCTCCTTTGCAGTGATGCTGCCTGTGGGCAATCCCCCTAATGCCATCGTCTTCAGCTATGGGCACTGCCAGATCAAAGATATGGTGAGTCGCGGGTGGCCCTCTTCTGCCAGGCTCTGCTCCATGAGGGTAGGGATGGCTGGCTGCACAGCCTTCTCCTTGAGTTTCTAGTTTCATGGCATGACCTCAGGTCTGCCAGCCCTCTATCTAGTGTGATAGAAAGGGTGGCCTACGTAAAAAAGATTCTTGGTTGGTCCATAAGCTCCAATAATGTGACTTCCAAACCCTTTTCTGGAACATGGGTAGAGAAAGCTGGAATGGGCACAGGCTGTGGCCCAGTTCCAGAAGGCATGAGCTTACACAAATCTGCCTCTGTTTCTTTCCTAGACGAGTGGAGATACTCACTCAACAAACtgctggtttatttatttattggcaatgAAGTATGAGCAATTGTATGAACTCAGGTGGGATGAAAGGTATTTTGTGAGAATAGGCTCCTTCTGTTCAATTCTCCCCCAAGAAGAAATCCCTGGGGCTACAACAGCAACATCTACAGTTTACTTTTTGGTTTTCAGCTGGGCTCATAAAAAGATAGCTTTAAGGAGACATTTGTAACTGACTTTAGTGCTGGATGTATCTACCCTCCACTCTTAGCCTATACTCCCTGCTGTGCTGTTTGTACCCAGGGCTGATGGGCCGGGGGTGGGAGGAAATGGGCAAGCATAAACAAACAGGATAAATTACTGAGGCCTGACTGCCTGAAATTGCAGTCACCCTTgctgagatgattttttttttctcggaAACCCTGTAAAATATCAAAtggaggaaagaaacaaattGTTTCAGGCTGGCAGCAGATATTCAAGTCCTTTCCCCTGTTCAAACTGTTCATATAAGCCATCCTTGCTACTTCAGGGATGGGAGGTCATGGCCATACCTCTCTCCTGGTCCTTTCTTACTACAGAGCCCTCAGTGAGCGCTCACTGAGCTCTGCCCCAGTTCTCCTGCCTCCTACTTCCCGAGCTGTGTGTCCTCACCCCTCAACCCTACCCTTTTACACTGGAATCTAATGATCAGAGATAGTCAATGGCACTGAATTGTAAGAAGTGAGCCAGTTCTGGGCTCTATTCCCAGCTTGGACATTAACTTGaagcttcaatttcctcatttgctAAATGAGGAAGTGGTTGCATCATACTCTTTGTGGCACCTTTCAACTCTAAAGGACCTTGATTAAATTCCTGAGAATCTGCCCCCCTACACACACCTGCTGGGGAGCACAGGCCATGTCCACGCCGAGAGGCCCAGGATGATTGAGAAGTCCGGGGCTCCAGccaaagacagagaagagaggacACATCTAGTCATTTGCTCGGAACAATTTCCCAGCATCCATTTTTCCCTTGTAATTTTCCCAGCGCAATGCCAGCTAGTGGACCTGTTTGGGGAGTATCTGGAAGGATGCCAGCTGTCCTTACTGTACACATTTTTCCATCTGGTCCTGGCTTGGCCAAGCCCTCATTCTTCATATCTCTGTTCAGCCTGTGTCAATGCCCTGCCAGAAATAAAATGAGTCCAAGTCACGGAGGTTCACTTCCCTCTGAAGGAAGAAGCGAAGTCCCCACCGTAGGTAGCCAGGTGTGTGTCACCCTCCCATGGAAGAGATGAACTTCCCTAGGTGATCCCAGGTATTCTACTTCCCTAAGCTAtttcttgggggtggggaggcagggagagaaaaAGGTAACAAGGGCAATGGCTTTATATAATATTGCCCTTCCTGAAAGTTCCTCATGTGTATGAACATGTAAGAGgctgagatgctcctgctttagATATGTTTGATTTTGTTTAGCACATTTCCCTATCATTTCACTGCACAAGTAACTCTTAACATTCCACAGATGTAGCATCCCAGGTAACTAACAGATCTTCTAGACTTCCATTTTATAGTGAGAGTGTTGTAGGCAAGAAATAGAGATGATTCTAATCCCCTCTCCTTGTTCCTGTCCTTCTGGTCCTACCACAGTCCTGTGTCACCCACAAAGCACCATTAGAGCAATACACCCAGTGACTGAATGAATCTTGGTCATGCAGGCAGAGCAAGGCTTAGGCTGGGGCCTAGAAAGGGTTCACTTGGGGGGACCTGTGCTGCTACCTGGCCAGGATGACTTGGATTTTTTGGCTTGTGTCCTACAGGTGAAAGCTGGCCTGGGAGTCAATGTCATTGGCTTGGTGATAGTGATGGTGGCCATCAACACCTGGGGAGTTAGCCTCTTCCATCTAGACACTTTCCCAGCCTGGGCTAAGGTCAGCAACATCACTGATCAGGCCTAACAAGTGGACAAGCAGGCCTGACCAGAGGAGCCGCCCTCGGCAGGAGTTGAGTCACAGGCAAAGAAAACCACCAGGAAAAGCATACACCCTGGACTCATACTGAAGGCATCCCTGCCAGAAGATTCCACCACCAGCCACCTCTGTGAAGTGCAGGAGTCCTCCAAATACCAGACATGTTGCTTGGCAGTTAGCGTCTTCCCCGCCTGCCTGCTTTTCTTAGCAACACAGCTCAAGAAAATCTAAAATTGTCCTGTGTTGTCCTTCCAATTGCCTCTTTCTTAagacaggaaaagaaggaagcTTGTTTTAGTTGCCCCTCAGAGGCAAAGTCTCATAAACTGACTGGACTCACTAGGTTTTATGTTATTTGTAATACCTTCCTGGGGATTGAAGGAGATAACCAAACCATTCTAGTAGGGGAAAACCTTACCCAGAATTTGAGCCATTTTGTGTGTTTCTGTTCTGTTGTctctaaaaaagaagaaagaggaaagaaagagagagagagaagaagagaagagaagagacgagaagagaagataaaagaaaagagaaagaaagttcttggtaaatcttctttgtGGCTTTCACTACTCTGATTCCATCATAAAAATCTCTTCAATGGCACCCCTTAACCCTGACACCACATTACTGTAAAGAAATAATTGTTCCCTTTAGAAAGAGGATGGCTTTATTCTCTTTGttaaaggaagtaaagaaaagaaCTCACCTTGAGATTAGCATCTCTCTCTACCTGTCATGAACCAGAAATAACTGCCTTGGCTAAGTGTGGAGGGAGGGAAAATTTTCGTACCTGTTTTATTAAGGAGATGAAAACGACAATGAGGACCAAAGCAGTATTATTGGTATTACACTGGCTTGCTTTTCAATTTAATGCGTAGTTTGTTCCTCAGAAGACAAAGCACTAAGTAGTGACCCAAAAGTCCACACATCAGTCATTCCACGTGAGCCCCTTGAGGGAAGGGAGATGTCTGAGCCTCTTCAATGCCTTACAGTGTAGTAAACtgtgagtgctcaataaatgttcctGATGAGAAAGCAaggcctccttcttcctcctgagGACCATGCCACTTTCTCTGCTATGCGAGTGGCTATCTCTCATCCGTCTAGTTTTCTGccattacatattttttcttttttggaagggtGGATggatactgcagtttgaactcagggccttgcacttgcaaggcaggcgctctgctaCTTGACCCGCACCTCCAGCCCCatatttctgatgtttttttCTTAGGGGAAGAGGAGTACCCTATAGTTATTGTACTGTTTTGATGGATTTAAAGTTACTATTGATGACATATACAGCTTTCCCATGATAATATCTGTAAAATCACTCCTTCAGTTTATTAAGTGTGAGTTGTAAGGTTCCTTCTGTTCTAGTCAGTGCTTGCAAGCTGCGACCATAGAATGTGATTGACCAGGTTTAACCAGGAATGACTGCTTCTGCTCTGCCAATTCGTTTAGCCAATGTTTGGCCAATTATAATAATTAATAGTGAAGACTTCATGAGTCTAAATGAAATGCCAGTATTAGGTATGCTAGAGCTCTAAAATGTTCGGGTTAGGGTGTTACTTCTATTGTCAGAGGTAACAAATCATCACATTTCTGAACCATTACAGAACTCATCCTAACCTCTAGGTCAGATGATAAGACGAAGGCACAGACTGAAAGTTTCTGGgaacacaagtaaaaagaaaaccagaCTTAGAGCTAAGCAGACTTAGAATTATTAGCCAGCATTGAGCTGTTTGGGACCCTAAGTCACTCCTATAAGGGAGGCAGTGCCAACCCCCGACAGCAGGCTCTGCCAAAGCTCCAACAGCTGATGCATTCAACCAGTCAAGgtctcaaaatattttcccttcACCACCCTGTTCCTTTCCACAAGGCAAGGCCTGAATAGCCAGCAGAGGAAAAAGAACTCATTCATCTGCATAAGGAATGGAAATACTACATGCAAACCCAAGAATGGAAGTTTAAGAAGGGCCTCATTTGCTCCAGTATAGTATAGTGTTTCTTCAGTAGGAATAACTCAGAAAAGGCATTTAAGATGTGGGGGACATCAACGGAAAAACAAACACCAGCACAGTATCCAGGGAGTGCACTGCTTAGTGGAAATGTGAACATTACATGTGTTAATGTGTGCTCTATGAGCCAAAATGTAGACCAGGAAAATCCCATCTTACTTTTTCCTGCAGTCATTTGaataggaagaaatcaaattgctCCTTTAAATCAGAAGCAGATATCTGCCTAATTCCCTAAACACCAAAAATCTAAAAAGATGTCACTTAGTACTTCGACTCATAAAATACTGCCTCTTTTGGTGATTTTAAATaaggctagttttttttttttttttctgtttctgattttgttttgtgaAGGTTAGAGTTTAAGAGGGTCTTCcaagtttaatttatttattaaggtCCCAACATCAATCCTATTTTCCAGTTCACACATCAGAGTCATCTGTAGTGGTTTTGAGTAACCCTCCCTTTATAATCAATGTGGCAGTTTCCTTAAATCACATCAACAAGAGTTTTCTGCAGTACtatgatttgaattcaggacctcacactttctaggcaggtgctctgccatttgagacCCCAATCCTTTagatgttgttttttgttttagggactgaggcttgaactcagggatgtgaacttgcaaaacaggcactctaccacctgagccacacctgtagtttgtttttgctctggttgttttggagatgagatcttgcaaactatttgtctgggctggcctcagtgatcctccccatctcagctttccaagtagtattacaggcgtgagccactggcgcctggcattgtgttgcttatttttgaaatagggccttACTTTATGCCCGATCCTGCCTGGACTGCTACCCTATTTACGCTTCACATGTAGTTGATATGACAAgcatacaccaccacatccagttttttggggagaggtttttttttttttgtcttttcttttttggtgctgggatcgaacccagggcctcacgcatgctaggcaagcgctgtaccaccgagctacatcccagccctacatccagttttttattggttgagatgggatcttgctaaccaTATGCCTAGGCCAACTGCAAtcctctgcctctgaagtagctagattaaaggcatgagccaccaagcctggttgcaacttttttttaaaggaaaaaaaaagaggcatgtCTTGGTGGTGATTCTTTCCTATCATCTCACTGATCTGTGCAGCAAGAGTTCCTGCAAAACACGTGGCCACAGAGTAACTTTCAGAGCCATGATCTCAATCACAACTCTACCCACGTTATGAATTTTCAAAGACACCCTAAAATCTAGATGGTTCTGGGTTCCTTCAACGTGTACCTCAGTGAAGAACATCTTGATTGAGAACTCTGAGCTCCTCTGTCACTGTTGCAAGAACATAAAACTAGGAGAGAAGATCTGAATGGCAAATGTAAAGTCAGACTATTCATTGTGAACCATGTTAAAGAACCAACTTGTTGGATGGCTCCCGTTGGGAGAAATGATTCTCTCAGCAAGGTTAAGTGACACTCCTGAGGGAAGCCCTGAGTCTCTATGAGCTTTGATTACAAGGTATGATATAAAAAGACCCAATCCCCTATTATCTAAGGGACCGCCACCTCCCACAGCAACCACTGGGAAACCCTACACAGTCAGTGCTGTCATGGCTGCCAACATGGATTCCGTCTGTGGAAACAGCTTTCTAAGTAAGCCTCTAGTATTTTGAATCCTCAAGGGTGGTAAAGCCTTTGAGGCTGTAGTTCATTCTGCTGACAATTCAGCCATTCAAGATCAATATGTCAGGTGTATGATCAAGCTAGATACTGTAAATTTTCATCAATATCTAAGAGACTAACTTCAGAACATCTGATTCTTACTATTTTTTGCATGGTTCATGAACTGGTTCCAAAAGTGACTGAAGAAATGCAAAAGTATTCTGATCAAAAGCAATATGTTTCAACTAATGTCTACTATTTATTGGACAATTTGCAAAGCATtgtataacacatacatacataatctCAATTTTTCTCATGAAAACCCTTTGAGGTAGGTATTACATCCACATCTTACAAATAATGCAACAGTTTCAAAAAGAATAAACCATCTGCCCACTTCCCACTGCTAGGGAGAAACCAAACCATAATTTGATCCTGATCTGTCTCACACATGAGAATGACCCTTTCAAGGAAAAAACTTATCTCCATGTATGAGATCCATGTTTTCAGAGAGAAGTGGGATCACTTAATTTAGAATCTCATACAGGATCAGTGTCATCACTGTCAGGAAAAAGGTGACTATAAATACTTGTTCCAGTTTGTTGATTCCACTAAAATGTCTTCAGGAAGACATTATTGGTTAAACTGCCCAACAAGCTCTGAAACAAAACACTATATTGGTACAAATTATACTTTTTAGGACTTTTTATCTTGTAGCTATACCCTACATAGATATGTGTAACATTAGTTTCAATGCTATCACCATAATAGCAAAAGAATAACCTAAACATTTATCAGTAGCAGATTAAATTATGGTATATCCATTTAATAGAATATTATGAAGCCAAAAAAGGAATAAGGTTTCTTATTCCTTAGAAACTAATATGGAATGACTTCCATTAAGAAGAGGGAGGGTTTCCAAAGGGAGGCTATGTATAGTTTGTTACCATTtgtgtagaaaaaagaaaaaaattcatgcaaGTGAGTGTTTAGGCAGAGACTCTTTCTCAAAGGCACAAAGGAAGTAACGATGAGTGTCAGAAGGGGAGGGGCTGGGAGCAAGAGGACAGGAGTTAGAGAGGTCCTTCATATGAAATCACTTTTGTATCTTCAAccatgggaaaatatttttaattaaaaaaatatggaggTGAAATGGTATACaactatagtcccagcactcaggtgcaAAAACTGGAGTTGgcgatcagcctgggcaacacagtgagactccaccccaccccaccccccaaaaaaagactgaTTATACATTTGACAAATTACTAGAGTAATTTCTAATTGCACACCAACCCCAAAAAAGAATCAcctataaaaagaaatagaattttttctcAAGTTGATGATTTTAGTGTGAATTTGGACCACACTTTTCTTAGAATAATCACTATGAAATTATActgtaaatacattttttagtGTGAAACACCATAACATTTCCTTCACCAACAACTTCTCATTTATCCATCATGCAATGTCAAACGCATCTATAATCTCATGATTCTTTGGAGGAAAGAGTCAGACCAAATATATCATTAAGGAAAAACGTGCATCGTAAATAGACTGTGAACTCTATTGAgacaaaaacaattattttgcatattttttttaattccccagTTCTATACAGAATTcctagaatatagtttctcagtTAATGAAGAGCAAACTGATTTATTGGTTAAATTATCAACTGTGGAGCTGCCTGAtaacagtataaaataaatggaTAATTCACCAGAAACTGGCTTCtacatattttaattactttGAATCAACAAATTTTGTAACAAGTATTTTAGCAAGCACCCATTATAATTGCTAAACCGTGAAAATCAGCATTACTTATACCTGGTCAGCTATACAAAACTcatcaatttttcttttgacaaaaGGTAGCAGAAATCCCAAAGAGGAAATAAACTACTAATTAAAGGTTGTGTTTGCTAACCTAGCACCGTAATCCAGTCTTAGAACCTTCCAAGAAGCTAGAAGGAAGACAAGGGAAGAGGTGAGGCTGCTGGTAAGATAAAGGGTAGTTCTCAACTTGTAGCCCCATTTTTCTCTGAGGCAACACACAGcatctagaaagaagaaaatcgcTGAGACTGGAGAAGAGAGCAAGAGTTTTGGGATTAGGAAGTGAAGACGGCCCCTCAGAAGCAGTAGAATTGGTGAATCCAGAACACAGTGCTGGAGTGGGCCTTAGGAACTAGGGGGTTTCTTCTTGGCTTCCAAGTCCTTTTTAATCTCTTCAACTTTTTTAGCCAGGTTtggaatcttaaaaacaaaacaaaactagattATTATAACTTTACATCTACCTAATCAAtattcttttacttctcttcctCCAAGGATAAACAGTTTTCcaagtttttattttcctctgaagGAGACCTGCTCAATAGTGGTATTTCTTAGCCTCATAACTACATATGAAAGATACCAAAAGTTTTAAGTTAATGCTACCTCTCTGAAAGCTGGACTCTGAATTCTACCGTTAGGTACCCACTTAGCCCACTCAATCTGGTGCAAAGTAAAagttatatataaaaacaataaatgtgatataaataataaataataataaagcctaaaaaaaaagatgaatcaaGTGAAAGTTGATAAAAGAAATTCTGTTTGTCATACTAAAAATTTCACTATAAATCATATGTATCCCTCACTTGTCTTTTTAAAACTCCATCTAGGACTCCCATTCATGGGCATTTGTACCCACCTGGTTTTCAATCTCCCCATCCAAGGTTAACACCTTCACCAAAGCCTGGCCTCCTTTAATGTGTTGCACTATATAGATCTAGATAAAAAATCTCAGTCATCTCAGCATGGGGGCTGAGAAGATTAAATTCTCACTTATCACACAATTTTCCATAGAACCAACTTACTATTACTCTGAGCTGATGAGCACAGCTTGGGATCATCCTGAGATCACCTAAACTGATGGGATTTTGCCCTCTGGTGGTGAAAGATGACAGATGCTTCTATAAAttagattatttttttcaaagagtaGAAAACTTTTCTATGTAATTCGGAACTTTTCCCTTAGACTTATGGACTTCATTTTTATCTAGAAGGCACACCTTACTGCAGCAAAGAAAAGTCATTACAAAATCGTTACATGGAATCAAGGAAGACATGAATATGGCCACTTACGTCATAGTTCTGAGCCAGGTACATACCAACCACGTTGCCAAAGGTAAATCCAAGCTGAAAGAACAGAACAGGAAGAGTTATACTGCATACCAAGCCCTGTGCCAGTCTGCAACTAAACCAAGACACACAGGAGCTCAGGACAGGTAAAGGACCCTGGTATCCAAAGTAAGACTATGTacaacatgaaattcatttttcttctgtaaaataaccACAGACATATCCTTCCTCAAAAGGTTAAAGAACATACAAAACAAAGACTAAATGGTGGCAATAAACAAATCTACCCTAAAATCTCATTGTTACCTCACAACTCATCTAAATTCTTGACTGTAAGTTATAGAAATCCAAGTCAAAGTTCTGAGTTTGTTACTCaatgctgcctttttttttttaaattttttgctgttATGGGTATCATTTTCCtgtataacaaataaaaattattcaattaaaaaCACTCAGTTCTCATGGTTCAATCTCTTCGTATTTCAAAAGGATAGTGAAGTGACTTGCTCAGGGTCATTAGAACAAAGACTATGGGACAACCTAAACTACACAGCACACTTGAAAGCGACAACATGTAGTGACAGAAGAGAGCATGGCATTCCGCCACGGCTAACAGGGCACTTAATGCCTATGGTGAACATGGCTCCAACTCAGTCACAGGAGGAACAGGCATGATTTTTAGAGAACTGTAACTATCCTCCCATCGGGTaaccattttcctgaaaaaaaaattgtttcatgaaaaCTTTTGAGTATTCTCCATTTACCAAAAGGGCCACAGTTCCTTAGCTTTGAGTTttaataattctgtttttctcctaGTAATTAAAAAGTCTCCAACTGAAgcctaatttctaattttataaattcaaacTGGCATCCACTTTTGTTCATCATTTTGTCTAATCAGTGTTGCTTCTGTTCAATCTTAGTagaaaaacaatgtgacacaCATGCCTTGGTCTAGCCTTATCTTTAAACTGGAGGTGCATATGGGGAACAGAATACAAGTGGGACCTTTAAATACCCAGAAACATAAAAGAGGCTTTCTAGTCTCTAATTATAGACCATTTTCTGATCATCTGTATAATTAGAGATATTTGCAAAATTTTTACCAACGTGGCATCAAaaagcaaaatgatttttttccacttGAACAGATTAAAATGAGGTTGACAGATGTTTTCCAAATCCAAAAAGATAACTAAATATgcttaaaagaagagaaaatgtcaaGAAAATGAGGATTGAGGAAATGTCAAGGAAAATGAGTTCTGGTTCTACCATTACCTATCTGTGTGCTTCTAGGCAAGACAGCCTCTCCAGAGCTTTGCTAATTTGACCTTTCTGACTTCTAAAGCACTGTAATAATAATGTAGTGTTGCAGGTCTAACATTCTAAGATTCCTAGTTCTTACTATGTATGTCTCAAAACAGTCACCAGGCAGCAAGCACATGAAAAACTACCAGCTACTTTAAGACGCAAAACAAAACCATGGGCCTCTAAAACAAGCTGCATCCAGTTCCAGATTCAGAAATGCTACCAGATCTAACAATGAGTTATTTTAAATCTACTACACAATACAAATGTCACTCGTTAAGAAATGTTGAGGGAAAATGGGTGCCCATGgcttactcctataatcctagctacttgggatgctgagatcaggaggatcctggttcaagaccagctggggcaaattgtttgtgaaaccccatctccaaaacaaccagaacaaaatggactgcaagtgtggctcaagcagactCCCatccttagaaaaaaaaaaattttttaatgtttgtatttCAAAgactaccataaaaaaaaaaaagataaaagacagaCCACAGAATAGGATAAAGTATTTACAaattatatatctgataaagtacTTGTACCCAAAATAAAGAACTCtttaaataataaagacatataatccaattaaaaatgagcaaaagattcaaagggatttctccaaaaaagatacAAATTGCCAAGCTTATGAAAAGATGTTTGACATCATTGGTCActgggaaaatgcaaatcaaaaccatatgaGTACCATGTCACACCTACCAGGATGGCTCTGATCAAAAACTGAACAAATGTTCATTGGCATGTGGAGAAACCACAGTCATattactggtgggaatgtgacAGCCACTCTCGAAACAGtctagaggttcctcaaaaaactaagcatagTTATCATATGCTGTGTAACAATTCCAGTTTAGGGTACATATCTAAGAGAAGTGAAACATAAACCCACATAAAAACTTACACATGAATACTCCTAGTAAGATTATTTTCTAATAGCTGAAAGgtggaaacaattcaaatgttAAAATGGTCAAAATATTACATCCATACAATACAATATTATCTAgccataaaaaaggaataaagccttgcggaggtggctcatgcctgaaatcctagctactcagaaggcagagatcaggaggatcagttcgAAGCCAtccctgagcaaacagttcatcagacccaatcttgaaaaaactcatcacaagaaagggctgggggagtggctcaaggtataagccctgggatgtgagggcgatctggctgcaaCATCTGTAACCCCACtgatcaccagggttgattcagctCATCAGGCTGGCTAGGTAGGgtgtccttcctccctcactgctctaTGTGTGTCCCTCCTAAAGCTGTGCTTTCAgtggaagaggacgaccatccctgaTAGAGGGCCGTTCTTTGGCCAGGGCATACGAGTAGCTGCGGCCCCTGccagaacctccaaacaagctcccaaggtgtaggccctgagctcaaaccccagtaccgcaaaacaaaaaaaaaaaggaatgaagcatCGATTCATGCTATAatgtagatgaaccttgaaaaaacTATCGAGGGCAATCAGAAAAGACTAAATATTGTATGAATCTATTTAaaggaaatatccagaatagacaATTCCACAGACACAAGTTGGTGATTGTCCAGTGttgggggagggaaaggggaagagaaatgAATGCTAATGTGTACAAGGTTTCTTTCTGAGGTAATGAGACATTCAATATAAAATGAGATTGTGGTGATGGCTGTACAACCtgtaaacacattaaaaatgtcaATGATATACTTTAAATGGGTGGATTATATTTCAAGcccaaaacattaaaatttggTAAAGTAATATCAGCTACCTGGGATAAAACTGATAATGTCACAGGTTCCAGACTgaacaaatctttaaaaagaaagaaatgtcagaaatgaaaagggaagacCCAGTCACCTAAACACTGGCTCTGTATATGAGAGCACTACATatgtgaagatagcataatgaaatccaccaaatgGTGTTTGAAaagcagggggtggggaaggtgggggttgaacttgttcaaagtatactgtactaatctatggaattgtcacaatgaaacttcttcaTACTATCattgtatgctaattaaaagtaaaataaaaaaatttaagtgtcgTAAATTGACTTATGCACG
This window harbors:
- the Stmp1 gene encoding short transmembrane mitochondrial protein 1 is translated as MLQFLLGFTFGNVVGMYLAQNYDIPNLAKKVEEIKKDLEAKKKPPSS